One Candidatus Binataceae bacterium DNA segment encodes these proteins:
- a CDS encoding acyl-CoA reductase produces MNRALKTTGSPHQLADPCPIEEQELAAATSDKTHKSPAEIALSASRVRSAASCSSAHVAAALASTVERWRNPAYPHRCEAVSQLAAATGITSPSLEESLDALFAPATRDSLASLAPRLPRTDRLLGFIMAGNVPGAGIHEICAALLAGAGLLIKTASTEPSFFPSFIRTLAEVDAAVAARVTVMNFSRDDESAMRELWRCSDGGVVAY; encoded by the coding sequence ATGAATCGTGCGCTAAAAACGACTGGTTCGCCGCATCAGCTCGCGGACCCTTGCCCCATTGAGGAGCAGGAACTCGCCGCTGCAACGTCCGACAAGACCCACAAGAGCCCCGCCGAAATAGCGCTTTCCGCCTCGCGCGTGCGAAGCGCCGCATCCTGTTCTTCGGCGCACGTCGCGGCCGCTCTCGCCAGTACGGTGGAGCGCTGGCGCAATCCCGCATACCCGCACCGCTGCGAAGCGGTATCCCAACTCGCGGCCGCCACCGGCATCACGTCCCCCTCGCTGGAAGAATCGCTCGACGCCCTGTTCGCTCCCGCGACGCGCGACTCGCTCGCTTCGCTCGCGCCGCGGCTTCCACGCACCGATCGGCTCCTCGGATTCATCATGGCGGGCAACGTGCCGGGGGCCGGGATCCACGAGATATGCGCCGCGCTGCTCGCCGGTGCCGGCCTCCTAATCAAGACCGCGAGCACCGAACCGTCCTTCTTCCCGAGTTTCATTCGCACGCTCGCCGAGGTCGATGCCGCGGTTGCCGCCCGCGTGACGGTGATGAACTTCAGCCGCGATGACGAGAGCGCGATGCGCGAGTTGTGGCGCTGCAGCGATGGAGGCGTCGTCGCCTACG